The genomic DNA ATAAATGATTCACACtttcaattcaataaaaaaaaaactttatttatccccATGGGCAATTTATGGCATGCAGAATAgttgttataataaataaaaataattaaaaataaaaatattatgtacaaaatactATCGAACAACACAAATGAAATACAGCTGTTGTAAtgcttgtaaatgtaaatagtcCGTTAATGCAAAAAGCTTTGACTAAACATATGTAAAGTAATTAAAGGTTTGACCTTGCTTTAACGTCTTTAttccatggtgagcagaaaagcatctcagactGACACAAAACTGTCTCCAGAACCATGACATTGAGCTCAGTGGACATTTCCCCAGACTTCAGATCTGAATCTTTGGAAGAAGAAACAGGAGATTTGCAGCATGAACCCGCAGGCGACAAACCTGCACCAAACATGTGATGCGATTATATTAATGTGGATGAgaatcttaaataaatatttatttggagCATTTATGGCATGAAAATCTGAAGGTTTTCTGAGCACTTACAGGACAATAAGTGTAtttattccttttgatgatgttCTATTAGTTTTAGGATTACAAAATATCTGATATATGTCTACACTTTAATGAGTTTTTATCTCCAATGTATTCACATACAGcagggaaaataagtatttagttggccactaattgtgcaagttcttccacttaaaaagatgagaggcctgtaattttcatcataggtatacctcaactatgagagacaaaataagatttttttttttaaagaatttatttgcaaattgtggtggaaataagtatttgttcaataacaaaattgcatcttaatactttgttatataccctttgtcggcaatgacagaggtcaaacattttctgtaagtcttcacaaggttttcacacactgttggtgGTATTTCGGctcattcctccatgcagatctcctctagagcagtgatgttttaaggctgtcgctgggcaacacagacttacaactccctccaaagattatCTATCTGGGAtgtggagactggctaggccactccaagaccttgaaatgcttcttaggaagccactcctttgttgcccgagcggtgtgtttggggtcactgtcatgctgaaagacccagccacgttttatCTTTAATGCCTTTGCTGATGGAaggtttttacataaaatctcACGATaaatggccccattcattctttcctttacacctATAATGAAAACTACAGGCCTCTGTCATCTTTTTAAgttggagaacttgcacaattggtggctgactaaatacttattcTCCCTGCTGTAGACGTTTTTGTCTGTGCACTATATCTTAGTACTTTATCCTTTATTTCGGGGCAATTGAGGTCTAACCCGAGAGCCAGGTGTGAGCTGTAAAAACCAAGTGTCCTCATTTACCCTAAATGCACCTGTCATTCAAGACAACATTAGATTCAAACTCACATCATTACAATCACAGAACCTGACGTTAATAAAGAGCTTTTCCATAATAAACAGGAAAGTATATAATAATTCCTAATCAGAAAACTCACATTTgagaaaactgaaaagcctCAACATCAAATCATACACATAGCCACTCTGTTGCAAATCCATCAGCAGCAAACATTGGATTTTCTTCACTCTGATCAACAGGATGAACTGTCAGTTGAACAGCGCCACCCTGAGTTAGAGATTGTCATTGCACCTGTCTTGAAAAGTGCTACACTGTTGTGCATTAACATTAAGGTTTCTCATTTTGTATTGTAACAACCTGTAACTAAAGTTAATATAAATAGgattatacatacatttatgcgcgtgcacacacaagTATTCCTTTCtcttattaatgaataaaataatatacgCTAATGAGTTTTAAACTGATAAGTAAAATTAATCACACATGcattataaaaaggaaaaaaaaaattccaggaGACTGGAACcgaacctgaaccctggaggttcaaggcgacagtgctaaccactaagcctccGTGCTGCTCGGAAATCCACTTGCGTtgtgaaaaatataattaaacatagCTTCAGTTTTTACGATGCAATCTCACTAAGTGTTCAAGTGATCCCTGAACAAGGTCATTTAGGTTTTACCAAGGCCACATTTCTTCTGCAAAGGAGATTATTCAGTACTTTCCTTCCTGTATTTATGAATATGacagacagttcttaacccaattctgATAACTGTAATGTTTTCTCTGATAATTGCAGGCTGATAATTTTACCCTTGATGAAATggccatacagtatgtttaaatacTCATtaatcttttataccgcttatTCCAAGAAAATGAATGTATACCCTACCCTTTTCCTGGTCGCAGAAAGCATGAAGTCTATCCTAGGAAACTTCGAAAACTGCTTAGATGAGAgcattcacataaaaaaaaaaaatcaaaccataATGAAGAGTACATGATATTTATTTCATCCTAGTGTTTTGAAGAGACACATTGCACGGTCTAAAATTTCATCATGCCTGGATTAACCCtgttgtgcaaaaaaataataaattagcaGCAGATTAATGGAGTTCCATCGCATAACCCTGATCCAATACACTATTAAAAGGCTGAAAAAGGCAGGAAGCTGTTCGGCGTGTTAGGTACTGTAGAAGTCTGTGGTGTAGAAAAAGTGAATGAGGATAAATATGTCACTTTAATGTCATAATAACTGTCTAGCAAAATACCCCCAGGATAGTTTCATCCCAGAGCTTTTCTTCCTCTGTCCTGTTGTCCTCTCTGCCCTTcactttcttctctttcttgtgCTTCGacttctcctctttaattccTTCGCTTTGTACTTCTCCTTCTCCCTCACCTTTCGTCATCGCTACCTGAGGCACTCTGTTCCACTCTCCATTGTCCTCCCCTTTCCGTCTTTTCTTGCCATCCTTTCctttttgcttcttttctttCCGTCTCTTTCCATGCTCTTCATCGGAGCTTTCTCTCCGTCTTTTTGGTTTCTTCGTGCTGCCATCgtctctccttctcctctctttcctctttttttgcGCATCCTCTTCTGAATCGTCGCTTtcttctcctcttctttttATTCCTACTCGTCTCCTTTTCCTCCGTTTCCTTTTGTCTTTGCTGTCctcgctgctgctgctgctataCGAAGACGACGAGTCGGAGAACGAGGAGCTAAAAGATTCAGGGCTCCTCCCTCTAcgtaaagctcttcctgtcagCCCAGGGATGAGTGGAGGGGGGTAGGGAGAGTAACCCTGATCCCACTGGTTTGGCGCCGGGAATCTCCCTCTGAAAGGGGCGGAATTGGGGTGAGGATGAACCGGCGGGCGCCAAGGCGGCGGTCGGAATGCAGGAGCTGGAAGACGGGGTTGGAGGGAGAGAATCTGAGGTTGGTCACAACGCTCTGCGATCTCGTCTTCTTCATGCTCTGCTTTCCTCTGTCCCCGCATCTCAGATCCCTGCCCCGTTTTGGGCTCCAGTCCCCGAGCCCTCTGCGCCTGGATGTAGTCGGCCAGTTCGTCCTGGAACGAGTCGTACACTTTCTTTTTGCTTGCATCTTCTTCCGTCGTCTTTTCTCTGAATTGAAAGAGAGTGTGAACGTTTGGATAGACATTAAGTGTatacaaggggaaaaaaaagaagtgcttACTTTATTTGGTGTTTATTGCCTTTCATGTGAGCCTGATATGCGTCTATGGAGCTGAGCGTCACATGGCAGAGTGGACACGTGAGGGAGTttactaaagaaataaaacaagagaacGACAGGAATGAAAACAGGATGAAAGCACATGTCGCCACACAGACGATTAATTACTAAACTGTATTAAAGTGTTGATAAACTGTACCAgaagtaaatttaaataaaaaaaatttcattactTAGTAGTAAAATATATGTAGAAGGAAGTTTAAATACAACTTAAGAGCTAGATAATGTACTTAAACCATCCCTTTATGTTAAAATCTAATCCCATCCGCTAGTGTAGATCACCACAGGCTAGCTCACAAACagatgcagatttgcaggtagtccccgacttatgaacattctAGTTACGATTTTCCGCAGATATAATTGGACCGTGGTTCAATTCCATTTTGGAAAGCCCAGAAATCTGCATCCACTGTCCAAGGAAGACTACAAGATAAGTTTTCATGCTACAAACGCTCTGTTTCAGCTGACCTGAATTTTAAAACCTGATTACACCGATTACTCATGAAATCTACTTCAGGGTGTACATGAGGTGTAGGTGCCAGAACATCAATGACAGTACCGTGCTCATTCTCCTCCTCCAGCTGACTCTGCGGCGCCTGCCGGGCCAGGTTGCGCTGGTGCTTACGACCACTGTAGTGTTCGGCGGCCATCGTCGGGTTGTTAAATGAAGCCGTGCACAACTTGCAGTACTTGTCTGGGTCACTCAGGTCGACCCCCTGGGCAGCAGAAGTGGTGCTTTCCTTCCTGTCCTGAGCGACATCGTCCTGCGTGCCTGCCTCCGCTGTGTCCTCAACGGCTGTCACAGAAGGACTCACTGTGGCCCTGGCGTCTGCCAACAACAATGATTAATTATGAAACATGCTACTATACTGTGAAATGTATACAAATCAAGCAAACACAACACTATCACTCAAAATGATTGCCATCCCTCACCTACTGAAGACGTGGCGCTAGACTTCCTCATGTTCTTGGCATGGACTTTTCCCCTGTAGTGAGATTTGGCGACCACAGGAGAGGTAAACACCATGTTGCACAGCTGGCAGAACCTCTCAGGATCGGCACCAACACTGTTAAAGGTGACCTATAAtgcagaattcacatttttaagtCATGGTTAGACGTTCAGGTGCATCTACTCatacaaacaaaacactttaaCAAACTTTTATAGAATTAcatttccccctaatgtgacctcatataagaggTCCCTGGTTTAATGTTTAGCTATGCTGTTTTCTGGAGGGTCGTGTCCCAGCGAGACACTGAAATGTCATccacatagacactgaaatgatatgtttggaggaggagtgaaataagTGGGcgtttaaagtattaaaaaatgctttgtgtGAGGTGTATTTTAGCTGgagcatcaacacacacacgctttagTAGTGCTCTGTGACCTGTGTCCACTTATAGAAAAAGGCAGGAcagcaatcaatcaatcaaccagtgagtctataaataaataaataaataatgttgatTCTGTATTAGGGAAAGTGGGATTTATATCTTTCTAAATTGAATTGATTGAATTGAATTCCTAACTACCACTAAACAGCACTGCGCAACAAATCTGCACCAGAATCACTAATCACATATTAATCAACATACAGtgctgaaaaaaagtatttgcccacttcctgatttttttttattattgttgcatatttgtcacactttaatgatATAGTACACaataatacagtttttaaataattaattaattaattaaattaaaagaaaatgttcaaacctgcctggccctacgtaaaaaagtaattgcttcctaaacctaataactggttggacACCCTTGGCGACAACAACTGCAATTTAGGTTTGGCAAGAAGTGTTTCACATCGGAGGAATTTTGGGCCACTCATCAGCAccgtcctgctgcataacccaagagTGCTTGaacttggtgaaaaaaaaaaaaaagattaaacttttgtctcatcagtccacagaatattttatCCAAAGGTCTTGGGAAGAATCAAGATGTTTCTTTGGCA from Clarias gariepinus isolate MV-2021 ecotype Netherlands chromosome 19, CGAR_prim_01v2, whole genome shotgun sequence includes the following:
- the zmat1 gene encoding zinc finger matrin-type protein 1 isoform X2, coding for MSIVVMLKKKPRLTQSSLKGKKHAQRVRIYLQSKKAERNKQSHESDGSQVTFNSVGADPERFCQLCNMVFTSPVVAKSHYRGKVHAKNMRKSSATSSVDARATVSPSVTAVEDTAEAGTQDDVAQDRKESTTSAAQGVDLSDPDKYCKLCTASFNNPTMAAEHYSGRKHQRNLARQAPQSQLEEENEHVNSLTCPLCHVTLSSIDAYQAHMKGNKHQIKEKTTEEDASKKKVYDSFQDELADYIQAQRARGLEPKTGQGSEMRGQRKAEHEEDEIAERCDQPQILSLQPRLPAPAFRPPPWRPPVHPHPNSAPFRGRFPAPNQWDQGYSPYPPPLIPGLTGRALRRGRSPESFSSSFSDSSSSYSSSSSEDSKDKRKRRKRRRVGIKRRGEESDDSEEDAQKKRKERRRRDDGSTKKPKRRRESSDEEHGKRRKEKKQKGKDGKKRRKGEDNGEWNRVPQVAMTKGEGEGEVQSEGIKEEKSKHKKEKKVKGREDNRTEEEKLWDETILGVFC
- the zmat1 gene encoding zinc finger matrin-type protein 1 isoform X1, whose product is MSVSEDSVSCPIENSVTVHLETVQNSTNVHSCDVEEETQTDTELLKGMLTDTFCQVCEAVLMFESQKVSHYEGKKHAQRVRIYLQSKKAERNKQSHESDGSQVTFNSVGADPERFCQLCNMVFTSPVVAKSHYRGKVHAKNMRKSSATSSVDARATVSPSVTAVEDTAEAGTQDDVAQDRKESTTSAAQGVDLSDPDKYCKLCTASFNNPTMAAEHYSGRKHQRNLARQAPQSQLEEENEHVNSLTCPLCHVTLSSIDAYQAHMKGNKHQIKEKTTEEDASKKKVYDSFQDELADYIQAQRARGLEPKTGQGSEMRGQRKAEHEEDEIAERCDQPQILSLQPRLPAPAFRPPPWRPPVHPHPNSAPFRGRFPAPNQWDQGYSPYPPPLIPGLTGRALRRGRSPESFSSSFSDSSSSYSSSSSEDSKDKRKRRKRRRVGIKRRGEESDDSEEDAQKKRKERRRRDDGSTKKPKRRRESSDEEHGKRRKEKKQKGKDGKKRRKGEDNGEWNRVPQVAMTKGEGEGEVQSEGIKEEKSKHKKEKKVKGREDNRTEEEKLWDETILGVFC